In the Pseudolabrys taiwanensis genome, one interval contains:
- a CDS encoding sigma-70 family RNA polymerase sigma factor: MAPDVKDDDGAAQRFRAAALPYLDDVYTLARYLLRDPHDADDAVQECYLRAFRHFATFRGGPIKPWLLAILRNVCRAEYARRNASAFMQGEEDDAAEQATQGLWEEASASPEAETLRHLDAASVQRLIADLPPPFRETLVLREINDLSYREIADVVGAPVGTVMSRLARARALLRAAWLAEEKET, translated from the coding sequence ATGGCGCCGGACGTAAAAGATGATGACGGGGCGGCGCAGCGGTTTCGTGCCGCGGCGCTGCCCTATCTCGACGACGTTTACACGCTCGCCCGCTATCTGCTGCGTGACCCGCACGACGCCGACGACGCGGTGCAGGAATGCTACCTGCGTGCGTTCCGGCACTTTGCGACGTTTCGCGGCGGGCCGATCAAGCCGTGGCTGCTGGCAATCCTGCGCAACGTCTGCCGCGCCGAATATGCACGCCGTAATGCCTCGGCCTTCATGCAAGGCGAGGAGGACGATGCCGCCGAGCAGGCGACGCAAGGGCTTTGGGAGGAGGCGTCCGCTTCTCCCGAGGCCGAGACCTTGCGCCACCTCGATGCAGCCAGCGTGCAGCGGCTGATCGCGGACCTGCCGCCGCCTTTCCGCGAGACTTTGGTGCTGCGCGAGATCAACGATCTGAGTTACCGCGAGATCGCCGACGTCGTTGGTGCGCCGGTCGGCACGGTGATGTCGCGTCTGGCGCGGGCGCGCGCTCTGCTGCGGGCGGCCTGGTTGGCCGAGGAGAAGGAGACATGA
- a CDS encoding anti-sigma factor family protein, which produces MNCDEVLIHALIDGELDAGHARTVEAHIAGCGRCTQQVAAYRALRQALPARELRYAAPASLRARIEGTVPVPARADRRTLLKGFVAGGAISALAAASVAFVVVRQGRDDVILGEAISAHLRSLQADHLTDVPSTDQHTVKPWFNGRIDLAPPVVDLTGQGFTLVGGRLDFIDGKPAAAIVYRRRVHVINLFVAQGLGVRSPTPQLATVQGYNILRWNEGGLDLLAVSDLGRDELEEFGAKFIAAARGAGQ; this is translated from the coding sequence ATGAACTGCGACGAGGTTCTCATTCACGCGCTGATCGACGGCGAACTCGATGCCGGCCATGCCCGCACGGTCGAGGCGCACATCGCCGGCTGCGGGCGTTGTACTCAGCAGGTCGCGGCCTATCGCGCGTTGCGCCAGGCGCTGCCGGCGCGCGAGTTGCGTTATGCCGCGCCGGCTTCGCTGCGTGCGCGTATCGAGGGTACGGTGCCCGTGCCGGCCAGGGCCGATCGGCGCACGCTGCTTAAGGGTTTCGTCGCCGGTGGCGCCATTTCGGCCTTGGCCGCCGCGAGCGTCGCCTTCGTGGTCGTGCGGCAGGGGCGCGACGACGTCATTCTGGGCGAGGCGATCTCGGCGCATCTGCGGTCGCTGCAAGCCGATCATTTGACGGACGTGCCGTCGACCGATCAGCACACGGTCAAGCCGTGGTTCAACGGGCGCATCGATCTCGCCCCGCCGGTGGTCGACCTCACCGGCCAAGGCTTCACTTTGGTCGGTGGTCGGCTCGACTTCATCGACGGCAAGCCGGCGGCGGCCATCGTCTATCGGCGCCGCGTGCACGTGATCAATCTGTTCGTGGCGCAGGGGCTCGGTGTGCGCTCGCCGACGCCGCAACTGGCGACCGTGCAGGGATACAACATCTTGCGTTGGAACGAGGGTGGATTGGATCTGCTGGCCGTCAGCGATCTCGGTCGGGACGAGCTCGAAGAGTTCGGCGCGAAGTTCATCGCTGCGGCGCGTGGCGCCGGGCAGTGA
- a CDS encoding protease inhibitor I42 family protein: MATKVWLLAAVLMALIAGAPAHAKSGGATVRLTVGESTMVTLASNPSTGYGWRINTARSVNLGAVAVEEIGYQSGPGQMPGAPGVHRWRVTAKAPGGVKIVFDYARPWEHVAPANRYTLRVKISGAR, encoded by the coding sequence ATGGCGACGAAGGTATGGCTTCTGGCCGCGGTCCTGATGGCGCTGATCGCTGGCGCACCGGCCCATGCGAAGTCAGGCGGCGCAACGGTCCGCCTGACCGTCGGTGAGTCAACGATGGTGACGCTCGCATCCAACCCCTCCACCGGCTACGGATGGCGCATAAACACCGCGCGTAGCGTCAATCTCGGCGCCGTGGCGGTCGAGGAGATCGGTTATCAGTCGGGACCCGGCCAGATGCCGGGCGCGCCCGGCGTGCATCGCTGGCGCGTCACGGCGAAAGCACCCGGCGGCGTCAAGATCGTGTTCGACTATGCCCGGCCTTGGGAGCACGTCGCGCCGGCCAATCGCTATACGTTGCGGGTGAAGATCAGCGGCGCGCGCTAA
- a CDS encoding cupredoxin domain-containing protein, with amino-acid sequence MPLLIVSAKAEEVTVKIDNFVFSPQILTIKAGTKVTWVNDDDIPHTVASTTQGLRSKALDTGDSFTFTFTTPGTYKYFCGLHPHMTGSIVVEGATGSNAPQ; translated from the coding sequence ATGCCGTTGCTTATCGTGTCGGCGAAAGCCGAAGAGGTGACGGTCAAGATCGACAATTTCGTCTTCTCGCCGCAGATCCTGACGATAAAGGCGGGCACCAAGGTCACCTGGGTGAACGACGACGACATCCCCCATACCGTCGCCTCCACCACGCAAGGCCTGCGCTCGAAGGCGCTCGATACCGGTGACAGCTTCACGTTCACGTTCACGACACCGGGCACCTACAAGTACTTCTGCGGCTTGCATCCACACATGACAGGGTCGATCGTGGTGGAGGGGGCGACCGGCAGCAACGCGCCGCAGTAG